CACCCCTGAATTTCGTTTCCTTTCACGCGAAGGGCGCCCCTCGGTTTATCGATGGACATATCCAGATGGGCATCGCCAATCAACTTCGCACGATCGACGATGGCTTTAAAATTGTCGCAGCATTCCCCGAGCTGAAATCGACACCAATTGTCATCGGAGAATCAGATCCGGAAGGCTGTGCCGCCTGCCAAGGTCCGATGTTTTCGTATCGCAATGGGACCGTTTATTCGAGCTACACTGCGGCCAGTTTTGCCCGCAAACATGATTTGGCCGCCCGCCACGGTGTCAACCTAGAAGGCGCATTATCGTGGTCGTTCACGTTCGAAGACCAAGCCTACTTTGCCGGATTTCGACAGATGTCCAGCAATGGCCTCGCGCTACCAGTGCTCAACGTGATGCGAATGTTCAGCCGCATGGGAGAAACCAGAATTAAAGCCAGCAGCGACCGAGCCATTCCGCTCGACAACATCTTACGTGACGGGGTTCGACGTTCACCTGACGTTGGCGCCATCGCCAGTCTCGATGAAACCGAGAAGCAACTCTGTGTCATGATCTGGCACTACCATGATGATGATGTGTCTGGCCCGGATGCAGACGTCACATTAACGATCACTGGCCTGCCGGCCGGCGCTGCCGAATCTAAACTAGATCATTTCCGCGTCGACCACTCTCACAGCAACTCGTATACACGGTGGCTCACGATGGGGTCACCGGTCGCGCCGAACCGCCTCGAGTACCAACAGTTAAAAGAGGCGTCCAAGCTCGCCAGCATCAATCCCCAAAAAACGTCTATCGCAGTAAGGCAGGGAAAGAGCGAATTACGGTTCACGTTACCACGCCAGGGTGTATCGTTAGTGGTGCTGGATTGGTCTCAAGAATAACCCATCATTTTCGACATACCTTACAGTGTCGCGTCGCATGACGGAGTGATTTTTGCTGTATCTACAACAACCGGTTGACATTGCGTTCTCTCTCAGTTGCTATAACGAGAAAGACGCAATAATAGAAGCTTGCCCACCATTTTCTCTGCAAGGATCAATGCCTTTAAACTCTTCGATTGGAAACGGTGATCCGAGGCATCATACGATCGCCACGAATTCAACTCGTCTTTTATGTTGGTTCGTCATCAGTCTATGCATGTCGCTGGCCAGGGATGGGCTTGCAGAATCACCGGGTCATCCGAACGTGATCGTCGTGATGACCGATGACCAGGGGTACGGCGAGTTCTCGTTCAATGGTAACCCCGTCATCGAGACGCCATCGATCGATCAACTGGCCAGCCAAAGCGTGCGATTGACGGACTTTCATGTCGCGCCAATGTGTACCCCGACTCGTGGCCAATTGATGTCCGGTTTAGATGCGTTTCGCAATGCCGCGATCAACGTCAGTAGCGGCCGAACGTTGCTAAACGCGGACTTGAAAACGATGGCGAATGTCTTTGACGAAGCGGGTTACTCGACAGGTATTTTTGGCAAATGGCATCTCGGAGATAACTACCCGTTTCGTCCGGAAGATCGTGGCTTCGACGAAGCCCTCTGGTTTCCTTCGTCGCATGTCAATAGCGTCCCAGATTTCTGGGATAACGACTACTTCGCCGACACCTACATTCGAAACGGGCAACGACAAAAGTACGCGGGCTATTGCACGGACGTGTTCTTCGATGAAGCGATCAACTGGATGGGCAAGCAGGCCGATAGCGAGCAGCCGTTCTTTACCTACATCGCGCTTAATTCTGCTCATTGGCCTTGGTTTGTCCCGGAGAAATACCGCCAAACGGTCCGGGCGACGATTGAAAACAATCCAGACTTTGCCAAATCGTTTGCCGACCGTCCGCAATTGCGTGATAACCTGATTAGCTTCTTGGCGATGGGGGCAAACATCGATGACAACGTTGGGAAACTAAACCGATTCCTCGACGACCAAGGGCTCACGAAAAATACGATCGTTGTTTTTCTGACCGACAACGGAAGCACCTTTGGACACCAATACTTCAACGCTGGAATGCGAGGCCACAAGACACAGCTCTGGGAAGGCGGACACCGAGTTCCATGCCTGATCCGCTGGCCCGACGTTTTACGACCAAGAGATGTCGATGACCTGACGCACGTTCAAGATCTGCTTCCGACCCTGGCTGACCTTGCCGATGCCGATTCACATCTTCCTTCGCGACTGGACGGAATCAGCCTGAAAGCACGATTGACCGGTCAGTCGGCGTCGTTGCCGGATCGGATGCTGGTGATCAACTACAGCCGAATGCCGTCGTTCCGAGTCACCTACACCGACAAGAACCCAGCGATCCCGGTTCGCAATGGGGCTGCCGTCTTGTGGAAAAAATGGCGATTCTTGGAGAACCGGCGGCTTTACGATATCGACGCTGATCCCCACCAGGATCGGAACATCGCAGCCGACCATCCGGATGTTGTGGCAAAGCTTCGCAAACATTTGAATGCGTGGTGGGACGAGGTCAAAGACGACGTGTTGACCCCACAGCGAGTCATCATCGGGCATCCGTCCGACAACCCAACGCTTCTAACCGCTTGCGAGTGGCTGGACGTATTCGTCGATCAACAAGTTCAGATTCGTCGCGGCGTCCGTAAGAACGGCACATGGTATTTGAGCGTCGATCGTGATGGTAGCTACGCATTTGAACTACGTCGCTGGCCGCGCGAGTCAGGGTTGAAACTCGAGGACTCCGTCGCCGTTACCAAAGTTACCGATGGTGAATTCCCCGCCGGCGTTTCGTTACCCATTTCGAAAGCGCGACTGCAAATCGGCAGCTACGATCATACCCAAGCTCCCAATGCGGACGAACAAGCCTTCACATTCAACGTTGAACTGAAAGCCGGTCCGACAGAGATGAAGACCTGGATGATCGACGGCCAGGGTAACGAAATTTGTGGCGCCTACTACGTTTACGTTCGACGCCTTTCAGAGTGACAACATAAAATCAGACGCTTTGACTATACTCAGTCGCAACCGATCGGGCTGGCGAGCGGCCATTGCCCCCCTTCTCTGGTGTGACGGTGTATGATTTTTAGGCTGTCGAGTTTTAACGACACCGGCGGGACACCCCTACAAATTTCTTCTCCTCGGAGCCATTCATGCGATTTTTTAAATTATGGGCCGGCGTGTGTGCCGGCATTGCCACGGTCATCGGCGGAGCTTCGGTGGCTTTCGCCCAAACATCAGCGAGCAAACTGTCGGCCAGCTACATCCCGGCGGATGCAATCGCGGTCGCTTTTGCTTCACCGGCAGATCTGTTGGCTCGCGAAGACTTAGCGATGCTTCCAATCGAGGTGCTGCAAGCGGCGGCACTCAAAGAAGTCGGCGTTGATCCGATGAAGGTCGCTTCGATCAAGCTTGTCTCCGGCATGCCATCACCGGCAGGCCCGGTCGGTGGCGCGGTGATCGAGATGACCGAGCCATTTGACCTCGAGAACTTGAACGCTCAAATCCGGTCGGAGTTCGAAGCCGTCACGATCGACGGAAAGTCGATGTACCGGTCGTTCAACAAACGCCCCGAAGCGATCGCTTATCAGCCGAATCCGCAAACTGTTCTGATCGGTGTCGGCGGCTACCTCTCTTCGATGCTCGATGCCGCCGAAGGTTCTTCAGGTCAGCTAGCGACTTTGACCGGCCGAATGTCCAAACGCCCCGGTGTCACCGTGGTCACCGTGTTTGGCCAAATCCGCAGCATGCTGACCCCAATGCTAAAGCAACAACAAGGCATGCTACCACCACAATTGCATGGACTGACGGACTTGTTCGAGCAAACCGACGCGTTGTTGATCAACGTCGACTACTCCCTGGTCGGCGGCAAAATCGCGATCACGCTGGTCGGCCGCGACGAGGCATCTGCTCAATCGGTCGCCCAGACGCTCAATCAATCGGTCGACTTTGCCAAGACCATGATCATCAGCCAAATGGAAAACAATCTGCAGGCCGATGATCCAGTCCAACAGGCGACACTCCAGTATGTCAAACGCGTTGGCGAAAAAGTCAGTGAAGGATTGCGGCCGAACGTCAATGGAAAGTTGGTTCAGATCAGTGACGACGGTTCGCTTGCGAGTATCGGTGTCATGACCGGACTGCTGCTTCCAGCCGTCCAATCGGCTCGTTCCGCGGCGCGGCGAATGAACAGTTCGAATAACCTCAAGCAGATCGGCTTGGCCTTCCACAACTATCACTCCGCCTACCGAAAGCTCCCTTACAACACGATCAAAGATGACGCTGGTAAGGACCTGCTTAGTTGGCGTGTCGCAATCCTGCCTTTCATCGAAGAACAGGCACTTTACCAACAGTTCAACCTGAAGGAGCCTTGGGACAGCCCGCAAAATATGGCCGCTGCCAAACAGATGCCAGAAATTTTCAAGCATCCCGGAATGGTACTGCCTCCCGGACAGACGATCTACCAAGTCCCCGTTGGACCGGGGTTGATGTTCGAAGAAGGAACGGAGCGACAGTTCCGCGATGTCCTCGATGGACTTTCCAACACCGTGATGGTCGTCGAAGCCAGCCCCGATGCGGCCGTCCCATGGACCAAACCGGCGGACCTGAATGTTGACCCCAGTATGCCGCTGGCCGATGTCGGTGGCCGAGGAGGCCGGGGGGTCTTTCAAGTGCTGCTCGGCGATGGCGCGGTCCGCACGATCACGCGAACCATTGATGAAAACATGTTCCGGTCGCTACTGACCAGAGCGAACGGCGAAGTCATCAACGAATTTTAGATAGCCATCGTTCAATGGCTGGTGCGAACGCTAGGCAAACGATTGGTTCAACCTAGCGTTTCGATTCGAACGCCAACCGAAACATGTAGGCGATCGAGCGAGCCGCCTCGCGCAACGTCAGCTTGCTGTGACCGGTTTGCCGTTCGGTAAATGTGATCGGGACTTCGCCGAACTTGTAGCCGTGTTGATGTAACCGCACCAAGACTTCTTCGAGCACCGCGTAGCCGACGCAGCGAAGCGAACTCAACTCGATCTCGCGGAGCGCAGATGTTCGATAACAACGCATCGAACCGCTGCAATCGTGCACCGGCAATCGCAACACACCGGT
Above is a genomic segment from Roseiconus lacunae containing:
- a CDS encoding arylsulfatase, with the translated sequence MSLARDGLAESPGHPNVIVVMTDDQGYGEFSFNGNPVIETPSIDQLASQSVRLTDFHVAPMCTPTRGQLMSGLDAFRNAAINVSSGRTLLNADLKTMANVFDEAGYSTGIFGKWHLGDNYPFRPEDRGFDEALWFPSSHVNSVPDFWDNDYFADTYIRNGQRQKYAGYCTDVFFDEAINWMGKQADSEQPFFTYIALNSAHWPWFVPEKYRQTVRATIENNPDFAKSFADRPQLRDNLISFLAMGANIDDNVGKLNRFLDDQGLTKNTIVVFLTDNGSTFGHQYFNAGMRGHKTQLWEGGHRVPCLIRWPDVLRPRDVDDLTHVQDLLPTLADLADADSHLPSRLDGISLKARLTGQSASLPDRMLVINYSRMPSFRVTYTDKNPAIPVRNGAAVLWKKWRFLENRRLYDIDADPHQDRNIAADHPDVVAKLRKHLNAWWDEVKDDVLTPQRVIIGHPSDNPTLLTACEWLDVFVDQQVQIRRGVRKNGTWYLSVDRDGSYAFELRRWPRESGLKLEDSVAVTKVTDGEFPAGVSLPISKARLQIGSYDHTQAPNADEQAFTFNVELKAGPTEMKTWMIDGQGNEICGAYYVYVRRLSE
- a CDS encoding DUF1559 domain-containing protein, coding for MRFFKLWAGVCAGIATVIGGASVAFAQTSASKLSASYIPADAIAVAFASPADLLAREDLAMLPIEVLQAAALKEVGVDPMKVASIKLVSGMPSPAGPVGGAVIEMTEPFDLENLNAQIRSEFEAVTIDGKSMYRSFNKRPEAIAYQPNPQTVLIGVGGYLSSMLDAAEGSSGQLATLTGRMSKRPGVTVVTVFGQIRSMLTPMLKQQQGMLPPQLHGLTDLFEQTDALLINVDYSLVGGKIAITLVGRDEASAQSVAQTLNQSVDFAKTMIISQMENNLQADDPVQQATLQYVKRVGEKVSEGLRPNVNGKLVQISDDGSLASIGVMTGLLLPAVQSARSAARRMNSSNNLKQIGLAFHNYHSAYRKLPYNTIKDDAGKDLLSWRVAILPFIEEQALYQQFNLKEPWDSPQNMAAAKQMPEIFKHPGMVLPPGQTIYQVPVGPGLMFEEGTERQFRDVLDGLSNTVMVVEASPDAAVPWTKPADLNVDPSMPLADVGGRGGRGVFQVLLGDGAVRTITRTIDENMFRSLLTRANGEVINEF
- a CDS encoding GH39 family glycosyl hydrolase, which encodes MNCMFQHRCQVASAAVLISAFVISPPTALGQQSIAVQVDVDADEKIGRLQPIWRFFGADEPNYATMKDGQQLLRDLGELRPKQVYFRAHNLLTSGDGTPALKWGSTDVYSEDQDGNPRYNWKTVDRIFDSYLERGVRPYAQIGFMPKALSTHPEPYRHHWRPGMPYHEVFTGWSYPPKDYEKWNELVYQWVKHCVDRYGREEVETWYWQTWNEANIGSADRPGYFTGTVEEFHKLHDYAIAGVRRALPTARVGGPDSAGSGGRWTRDFLEHCLRGTNHATGESGTPLNFVSFHAKGAPRFIDGHIQMGIANQLRTIDDGFKIVAAFPELKSTPIVIGESDPEGCAACQGPMFSYRNGTVYSSYTAASFARKHDLAARHGVNLEGALSWSFTFEDQAYFAGFRQMSSNGLALPVLNVMRMFSRMGETRIKASSDRAIPLDNILRDGVRRSPDVGAIASLDETEKQLCVMIWHYHDDDVSGPDADVTLTITGLPAGAAESKLDHFRVDHSHSNSYTRWLTMGSPVAPNRLEYQQLKEASKLASINPQKTSIAVRQGKSELRFTLPRQGVSLVVLDWSQE